Proteins encoded together in one Halomarina salina window:
- a CDS encoding MBL fold metallo-hydrolase: MISNLAQGVQGFTSNAFLVSGERTVLVDPGNEFDVVERVRDRVDGLDAVVLTHTHPDHVGNLDAVKEAFGVDAWGFDTDQPGVDHAIADGDTVVLGDHEYVALHTPGHKDDHLCFHSPDAGVLFGGDLVFAGGGFGRTDLAEGDRSRLVESIDYVLDHVAEGDDLYVGHGPSVDGEARAHVELAAQSARMG; this comes from the coding sequence GTGATATCCAACCTCGCACAGGGCGTCCAGGGGTTCACCAGCAACGCCTTCCTCGTCAGCGGCGAGCGGACCGTCCTCGTCGACCCGGGCAACGAGTTCGACGTCGTCGAGCGCGTCCGGGACCGGGTCGACGGCCTCGACGCCGTCGTCCTCACCCACACGCATCCCGACCACGTCGGCAACCTCGACGCGGTGAAGGAGGCGTTCGGGGTCGACGCGTGGGGGTTCGACACCGACCAGCCGGGGGTCGACCACGCCATCGCGGACGGCGACACCGTCGTCCTCGGCGACCACGAGTACGTCGCGCTCCACACGCCGGGCCACAAGGACGACCACCTCTGCTTCCACTCGCCCGACGCGGGCGTCCTGTTCGGCGGCGACCTCGTGTTCGCTGGCGGCGGGTTCGGTCGCACCGATCTCGCCGAGGGTGACCGGTCGCGACTCGTCGAGAGCATCGACTACGTGCTGGACCACGTGGCAGAGGGCGACGACCTGTACGTCGGTCACGGGCCGAGCGTCGACGGCGAGGCCCGAGCGCACGTCGAACTCGCGGCGCAGTCCGCACGGATGGGCTGA